One genomic region from Leeia speluncae encodes:
- the hrpA gene encoding ATP-dependent RNA helicase HrpA has product MTDSLQTLFLQIDQCLGKDRAFYRKKLHQIRQRIKEQKPVDRMVAELTTAIEQSVQQREAKIAQLPKVEFAGDLPFHEKMEDIAAAISQHQVTIICGETGSGKTTQIPKLCLALGRGVDGLIGHTQPRRLAARSVASRIAQELKSPMGQLVGYQVRFADNFSRDTCIKLMTDGILLAETQGDRLLSNYDTLIIDEAHERSLNIDFLLGYLKQLLPQRPDLKVIITSATIDADRFSKHFNGAPVIEVSGRTFPVEMRYRPLLAEDEDDREVDMERSIVEACDELSMQGPGDILVFLPGEREIRDTAEALRKHHKPGTEIMPLFARLSHEEQQRVFAAHGGRRIVLATNVAETSLTVPGIRYVVDTGLARVNRYSPRAKVTQLLIEPISQAAARQRAGRCGRVSAGVCIRLYAEQDFQQRPAFTDPEILRSSLASVILRMAALKLGSVDDFPFIEPPTSRAVHDGYQVLQELGAVDEQRQLTRLGEKLAKLPVDPKIGRLLLAGEEQHCLREMLIIASGLSIQDPRERPIDAREAAQQRQAQFNDERSDFLAYLKLWDWFEDALKHKESNRKLVQQCHDHFLSHLRLREWRELHGQLASIAGELSLRQADAPATFEQIHKALLAGLIGNIGFLTEQGDYLSARGSRFLVSPGSGLKKSRPKWILAAELTDTGKLYARSVAKIEPEWVEHMAKHLIKRYWFDPRWDRGSKQVVAFEKVTLFGLTLVPRRRISYGQINPVESREIFIRDALAHFDYDSRAPFFVHNRKLIAEVEELEHRARRQDVLVNADRIVSFFDQLLPADIVGGTSFEAWRKKAEQTQPKLLFLSKESLMQHEAAHVTETLFPDRITVGDHEFDLSYRFEPAHPLDGVTVAVPLAILNTLRPSDFSWLVPGMAREKITWLVKNLPKSIRRLCVPVPDTVTALMGTMQVRGDLLETLANALQKRTQHPVKMEDWPLAELPPHLQMNYRVLDEANQELACGRDLPALQRELGNAAQLTFRQTVSAPLEQTGLLDWTCGELPESLTFTQNGAQLTGYPALVDMDDSVAVMLLDTAEEAISAHRAGVRRLLRIVLKDHLKQWQKGLANWTQISLQLRNLCNSDELLDDFITAVADRAFIGDDELPRHQKAFEEQKARARTRLPAVTQGLLRLLSEIAPLWSSIKQKLDKPDASTRPLVNVLSQQLDRLVYKSFLQQTPWTSLTNVPRYLKGIQLRLEKYPTAKDRDQKHTATLQTWWNKYQARVQLNQQMNRTEAKLEEFRWMLEELHVSLFAQELRTPYPISAKRLEKFWQDAGF; this is encoded by the coding sequence ATGACCGATTCACTTCAAACGCTATTCCTACAAATTGACCAATGCCTTGGTAAAGACCGCGCGTTTTATCGCAAGAAATTGCACCAAATACGCCAGCGCATCAAAGAACAAAAACCGGTTGATCGGATGGTGGCAGAACTCACTACCGCTATTGAACAATCGGTTCAACAACGCGAGGCAAAAATTGCGCAATTACCCAAGGTAGAGTTTGCTGGTGATCTGCCCTTCCACGAAAAAATGGAAGACATTGCAGCGGCAATTAGCCAACATCAGGTCACGATTATTTGTGGCGAAACGGGTTCAGGAAAAACAACACAGATCCCTAAACTGTGTTTAGCGCTTGGCAGAGGCGTAGATGGCCTAATTGGCCATACCCAACCCAGACGACTCGCGGCTCGTTCGGTGGCGTCCCGAATTGCGCAAGAATTGAAATCCCCAATGGGGCAATTGGTGGGGTATCAGGTACGTTTTGCGGATAATTTCTCTCGCGATACCTGTATCAAGCTAATGACTGACGGCATCTTGCTAGCAGAAACGCAAGGCGATCGATTATTAAGTAATTACGACACGCTCATTATCGATGAGGCGCACGAGCGCAGCCTGAATATCGACTTCCTGCTTGGCTATTTAAAGCAATTACTACCACAACGCCCAGATCTAAAAGTAATTATTACTTCTGCAACGATTGATGCAGATCGCTTCTCGAAACATTTTAATGGGGCGCCAGTAATCGAAGTTTCTGGGCGTACATTCCCCGTTGAAATGCGATACCGTCCACTTCTTGCAGAAGATGAAGATGATCGTGAAGTGGATATGGAACGCTCGATTGTCGAAGCATGTGATGAGCTTTCTATGCAAGGCCCAGGAGATATTCTGGTTTTCTTACCCGGCGAACGGGAAATTCGTGATACTGCGGAAGCGTTAAGAAAGCACCACAAGCCCGGCACAGAAATTATGCCGCTTTTTGCGCGTCTTTCACACGAAGAGCAGCAGCGCGTATTTGCCGCTCATGGCGGTAGACGTATTGTGTTGGCAACCAACGTGGCAGAGACCTCTCTCACCGTTCCAGGTATTCGCTATGTTGTGGATACGGGCTTAGCACGGGTTAACCGCTATAGCCCACGCGCAAAAGTCACTCAATTGCTGATTGAACCAATTAGCCAAGCGGCCGCACGTCAGCGTGCAGGCCGATGCGGTCGTGTGTCTGCGGGTGTTTGTATCCGCTTATATGCCGAGCAAGATTTTCAGCAACGTCCTGCATTCACTGATCCTGAAATTTTACGCTCCAGCTTAGCAAGCGTGATTTTGCGGATGGCCGCGCTTAAGCTTGGATCTGTCGATGATTTCCCATTTATCGAACCTCCTACATCTCGCGCAGTACACGATGGTTATCAAGTACTGCAAGAACTTGGCGCAGTAGACGAACAACGGCAATTGACACGCCTCGGTGAAAAACTAGCTAAGTTGCCGGTAGACCCGAAAATTGGCCGCTTACTATTAGCGGGTGAAGAACAACATTGCCTGCGTGAAATGTTGATTATCGCTTCAGGTCTCTCTATTCAAGATCCGCGCGAACGCCCTATTGATGCACGTGAAGCAGCCCAGCAACGACAAGCGCAATTTAATGACGAGCGTTCAGATTTCCTCGCCTATCTAAAACTCTGGGATTGGTTTGAAGACGCGCTCAAACATAAAGAATCAAATCGTAAGTTAGTTCAGCAATGCCACGACCATTTCTTGTCTCATCTCAGATTACGGGAATGGCGTGAACTACATGGGCAGCTTGCCAGCATTGCAGGTGAACTATCCCTTCGCCAAGCGGATGCGCCAGCTACTTTCGAGCAAATTCACAAAGCACTACTAGCGGGCTTAATCGGCAATATTGGCTTTTTGACAGAGCAAGGAGATTACCTCTCCGCACGCGGTAGTCGCTTCTTAGTTTCACCCGGTTCCGGGCTCAAGAAAAGCCGCCCGAAGTGGATCTTGGCGGCAGAACTTACCGACACTGGCAAACTGTATGCGAGAAGTGTTGCTAAAATCGAACCCGAATGGGTCGAGCACATGGCAAAGCATCTCATCAAAAGGTATTGGTTTGATCCTCGCTGGGATCGCGGCAGCAAACAAGTAGTGGCTTTCGAAAAAGTAACACTTTTCGGACTAACCCTCGTTCCGCGTCGGCGCATTAGCTATGGGCAGATAAATCCTGTTGAATCACGCGAGATTTTCATCCGTGATGCGCTAGCTCATTTTGATTACGATAGCCGCGCCCCATTCTTTGTCCACAACCGCAAGCTAATTGCCGAAGTGGAAGAATTAGAACACCGGGCCCGCCGCCAAGACGTACTAGTCAATGCAGACCGAATTGTTAGCTTTTTTGATCAACTCCTCCCTGCGGATATCGTGGGCGGAACCAGCTTTGAAGCCTGGCGAAAAAAAGCAGAGCAAACACAGCCTAAACTGCTATTTCTGAGCAAAGAAAGCCTCATGCAGCATGAAGCTGCGCATGTGACCGAAACCCTATTTCCCGATCGAATCACAGTAGGTGATCATGAGTTTGATCTTTCCTATCGATTCGAGCCGGCGCATCCACTAGATGGGGTGACCGTTGCGGTTCCACTAGCGATACTGAATACCCTCCGACCATCCGATTTTAGCTGGCTAGTCCCTGGAATGGCGCGTGAGAAAATTACTTGGCTAGTCAAAAACTTGCCGAAGTCAATTCGTCGCTTATGTGTTCCTGTGCCGGATACGGTGACAGCACTGATGGGCACAATGCAGGTTCGGGGGGATCTACTGGAGACACTGGCAAACGCCTTGCAAAAGCGCACGCAACATCCGGTCAAGATGGAAGACTGGCCACTAGCAGAGCTTCCGCCTCACTTACAAATGAACTATCGCGTCTTAGATGAAGCCAACCAAGAGTTAGCTTGTGGACGAGATTTACCCGCTTTGCAGCGAGAACTAGGTAATGCTGCACAGTTAACTTTCCGCCAAACCGTCTCAGCCCCATTAGAACAAACTGGGCTACTCGACTGGACATGCGGAGAACTACCTGAGTCGCTCACCTTTACTCAAAATGGCGCGCAACTCACCGGCTACCCCGCACTAGTCGATATGGATGACTCCGTAGCGGTCATGCTACTAGATACAGCAGAAGAAGCGATCAGCGCTCATAGAGCAGGAGTAAGAAGACTTTTACGCATTGTGTTAAAAGATCACCTTAAGCAATGGCAAAAAGGGCTCGCCAATTGGACGCAAATTAGCTTGCAACTACGCAATCTCTGCAATAGCGACGAATTACTAGATGATTTTATTACCGCGGTTGCAGACCGTGCTTTTATTGGCGACGACGAATTACCTCGTCACCAAAAAGCATTTGAAGAACAAAAAGCAAGAGCGAGAACAAGGCTCCCTGCTGTGACACAAGGCCTGCTTCGGTTACTAAGTGAAATCGCCCCATTATGGTCGAGTATCAAGCAGAAACTAGATAAGCCTGACGCCAGCACACGACCACTCGTGAATGTGCTCAGTCAACAGCTTGATCGGTTAGTTTACAAATCCTTTTTACAACAAACCCCATGGACATCACTCACCAACGTCCCTCGTTACCTCAAAGGCATTCAACTGCGGCTAGAGAAGTATCCAACAGCGAAAGACAGGGACCAAAAGCATACGGCGACCTTGCAAACATGGTGGAATAAATATCAGGCAAGAGTACAACTAAACCAGCAGATGAATCGCACGGAAGCCAAACTTGAAGAGTTCCGCTGGATGCTAGAAGAACTCCATGTATCGCTCTTTGCGCAAGAACTCCGCACCCCTTACCCCATCTCCGCCAAACGACTGGAGAAATTTTGGCAGGATGCAGGGTTCTAA
- the panD gene encoding aspartate 1-decarboxylase: protein MLRTLLKSKLHRVTVTHSELHYEGSCAIDENLLEAANICENEQIDIYNINNGERFTTYAIRAERGSGVISLNGAAARRAMVGDLVIIATYGQYAESELANYAPALVYVTEKNQIKGTAGAIPVQAA, encoded by the coding sequence ATGCTACGTACTTTATTAAAGTCGAAACTTCATCGTGTGACGGTCACGCATAGCGAGCTTCATTATGAAGGCTCCTGCGCAATCGATGAAAATCTACTGGAAGCAGCTAATATTTGTGAAAACGAACAGATTGATATTTACAACATCAATAATGGTGAGCGATTCACTACTTACGCCATTCGCGCAGAACGCGGATCGGGGGTGATCTCGCTGAATGGTGCCGCGGCTCGCCGAGCAATGGTCGGTGATCTTGTTATCATCGCTACTTATGGGCAATACGCCGAGAGCGAGCTGGCAAATTATGCGCCAGCCTTGGTCTATGTAACAGAAAAGAATCAAATCAAAGGTACTGCGGGAGCGATTCCTGTACAAGCAGCATAA
- a CDS encoding ABC transporter substrate-binding protein, which translates to MRIKSFLLILLLVSHSIYAKTLVVGVTSWIGVAPLSVAEAKGYWKEQGLSVEIKKYTLYEDLFRDYKNRKVDVLYDMTGTWVDLSLQGVPITLLAETDWSNGSDKVIIKQSLKQINTLKGKEVGIYLNKSSVTFFLHTFLKQHGLSLSDVKLKELDGEPLAKAFIQNQFPLIVLYDPPALTASNQGKGYVVADTSDYPGVMPEGFAIHPDSLNQFGDETLAKFFGGWIKARQWMAETDDWKTLGAILNKKTFAGEPAYDSLELIGMLNSIKFHSRSTLLQRNKDGGGMSIYLQQLTQFLRETGKLQKNLNLDTLVNTRAIMMALSR; encoded by the coding sequence GTGCGAATCAAGTCATTTCTGCTCATCCTTTTGCTAGTGTCACATTCCATTTATGCGAAGACGCTAGTTGTTGGTGTCACCTCTTGGATTGGTGTTGCGCCACTGAGCGTGGCAGAAGCAAAAGGATATTGGAAAGAACAGGGTCTTTCTGTAGAAATTAAAAAATACACCCTCTATGAGGATCTATTCCGAGATTACAAAAATAGGAAAGTAGATGTCCTCTATGACATGACGGGCACTTGGGTAGATCTATCTCTTCAAGGGGTTCCGATTACCCTTTTGGCTGAAACCGATTGGTCAAATGGCAGTGATAAAGTCATTATCAAACAATCACTAAAGCAGATAAATACGTTAAAAGGGAAAGAGGTTGGTATTTATCTGAATAAATCTTCCGTTACTTTTTTTCTTCATACCTTTCTAAAGCAACATGGACTCTCGCTTTCTGATGTAAAACTAAAAGAGTTAGATGGCGAACCACTGGCAAAAGCCTTTATCCAGAATCAATTCCCACTTATTGTGTTGTATGACCCCCCAGCACTAACTGCTAGTAATCAAGGCAAGGGATATGTTGTCGCAGACACGTCTGATTATCCGGGTGTAATGCCGGAAGGCTTTGCAATACACCCAGACAGTCTCAATCAATTCGGGGATGAGACCTTGGCAAAGTTTTTTGGTGGTTGGATAAAAGCACGTCAATGGATGGCAGAAACGGACGATTGGAAGACTTTAGGGGCGATATTAAACAAAAAAACGTTTGCAGGAGAACCGGCGTATGACTCACTCGAACTAATCGGGATGCTGAACTCCATCAAATTTCATAGTCGATCGACGCTTTTACAAAGGAATAAAGACGGTGGAGGGATGTCTATCTACTTGCAGCAACTGACCCAATTTTTGCGGGAGACAGGGAAGCTACAAAAGAATCTCAATCTCGACACCTTGGTAAACACGCGCGCGATCATGATGGCACTATCACGTTAG
- a CDS encoding GGDEF domain-containing response regulator, translating to MDMPYLPTELAERRFLLDSAWRHYVAAPEFDHFVEFVVTLSSLTEFLVAKHISGLMQLAEVLEQQALELYGVPHPISTDELSNLSDKIASLDHLLIQHVERQEFTQERRKSNNDQTKSEWLGFRSVWLLSSTPSRWADMLQQLGYFGLAATAHDWAKLPAVTDEMPMLLIDASAADANTWRMKVKQLRAGYPTCRIVAFGMKSDFELLQVSLKEGCEFCLLEDTPVHQIVSQLLTLSEAVEDEPYKVLIVEDSKTATKLTQQALNEHQIVTRAIAAPQGVLSELAAFQPDLILMDMHMPGCTGVEAARVIRQHQQYLSIPIVYLSSETDVALQIEALRIGGDLFLTKPFNPVFLNAIVKSTVERYRALRWSMYRDSLTGLHNHTSTKVAIEASMLQCKQAGSPMSVIMIDIDHFKQVNDRYGHPVGDQVIRSLAWLLRRRLRKTDVVGRYGGEEFLLGLPGVNADQAHQILDKIRVDFGRLQHPEGSSFFHTTFSGGIADCKITDHIDGLINAADAALYQAKHAGRNCLKIFTSGI from the coding sequence ATGGATATGCCATATCTTCCTACCGAGCTTGCTGAGCGTCGGTTCTTACTTGATAGCGCATGGCGGCACTATGTGGCTGCTCCAGAGTTTGATCACTTTGTCGAGTTTGTGGTGACACTAAGTAGCCTGACAGAGTTTTTAGTCGCGAAACATATCTCCGGCTTAATGCAATTAGCAGAGGTATTAGAGCAACAAGCGCTAGAATTGTATGGTGTACCGCATCCTATTTCTACAGATGAACTATCCAACCTAAGCGATAAAATTGCCAGTTTAGATCATCTCCTCATTCAGCATGTAGAGAGACAAGAATTCACACAAGAACGCCGCAAAAGTAATAACGACCAAACCAAATCTGAATGGCTGGGCTTTAGAAGCGTCTGGTTATTAAGCTCAACCCCAAGCAGATGGGCAGACATGCTTCAGCAATTGGGCTATTTTGGTTTAGCTGCTACAGCACACGATTGGGCTAAGTTACCCGCGGTAACCGATGAAATGCCGATGTTGCTGATCGATGCGTCGGCGGCAGATGCCAACACTTGGCGGATGAAGGTTAAACAACTCCGCGCTGGCTATCCAACCTGCCGAATCGTTGCCTTTGGCATGAAATCAGACTTCGAACTCCTTCAAGTCTCTTTAAAAGAGGGTTGTGAGTTCTGCTTACTAGAAGATACGCCAGTCCATCAAATTGTGTCTCAGTTACTCACGCTGAGTGAAGCTGTTGAAGATGAACCCTACAAAGTCTTGATTGTAGAGGACTCAAAAACCGCCACTAAGCTGACCCAGCAAGCATTAAACGAACATCAAATTGTGACGCGTGCAATTGCTGCGCCCCAAGGCGTCTTGTCAGAACTAGCCGCATTCCAGCCAGACCTAATTCTGATGGATATGCACATGCCGGGCTGTACCGGTGTAGAAGCTGCTAGGGTGATTCGTCAACACCAACAATACCTCTCAATCCCTATCGTCTATTTGTCGAGTGAGACAGATGTCGCGCTGCAAATCGAGGCGCTGAGAATTGGTGGGGATTTATTCCTAACAAAACCATTTAACCCCGTCTTTTTAAATGCCATTGTTAAAAGTACGGTTGAGCGTTATCGGGCATTACGCTGGTCGATGTACCGTGATAGCCTTACAGGGCTCCATAACCATACCAGTACCAAGGTAGCGATTGAGGCGAGCATGCTTCAATGTAAACAGGCTGGTTCGCCAATGTCAGTTATCATGATTGATATCGATCACTTTAAACAAGTAAACGATCGCTATGGACATCCGGTCGGGGATCAAGTGATCCGTTCTTTGGCTTGGTTATTACGACGTCGTTTACGCAAAACCGATGTGGTTGGTCGCTATGGTGGCGAAGAGTTTTTATTGGGATTACCAGGCGTGAATGCGGATCAAGCACATCAGATTCTCGATAAAATCCGTGTTGACTTTGGGCGACTACAGCACCCAGAAGGTAGCTCGTTCTTTCATACCACCTTCAGTGGCGGTATTGCCGATTGTAAAATCACTGATCATATCGATGGCTTAATTAACGCTGCAGATGCTGCTTTATATCAAGCCAAACATGCCGGTAGAAATTGCCTCAAGATTTTTACATCAGGCATTTAG